Proteins from a genomic interval of Chryseobacterium indologenes:
- a CDS encoding helix-turn-helix transcriptional regulator yields MKVTFERVIPNEKSSFCTIHNNSPISEFKWEYHYHPEIELVCVISGNGTRHVGYHKSNYTNGDLVLIGSNIPHSGFGLNSIDPHEEIVLQFKEEILQFPQQETEARSIKNLLELSKYGIHFHQKVKKALLPKLRLMLESGGYKRYLLLLEILFELSTCEDYDLLNKEIMPYTIISRNKTRLENIFTYVEHHYDKEINIEEVAKLANLTLPAFCNFFKKATQITFTEFVNRYRINKACLLMAQDRSISECSYQCGFNNVTYFNRMFKKYTGKTPSEFIKNYSHNNVNVDLKVEKEAKANVSF; encoded by the coding sequence ATGAAAGTTACTTTTGAAAGAGTAATTCCCAATGAGAAAAGTTCATTCTGTACTATTCACAACAACTCCCCTATTTCAGAATTCAAATGGGAATATCATTACCATCCCGAAATTGAGCTGGTATGTGTTATTTCAGGGAATGGAACACGACACGTGGGTTATCATAAAAGCAACTATACCAACGGGGATCTTGTTCTGATAGGCTCCAATATTCCTCATTCCGGATTTGGATTGAACTCTATTGACCCGCATGAAGAAATTGTTCTTCAGTTCAAGGAAGAAATTCTTCAGTTTCCCCAGCAGGAAACTGAAGCCAGATCTATTAAAAATTTACTGGAACTCTCAAAATATGGTATTCACTTCCATCAAAAAGTGAAAAAAGCCCTATTGCCCAAACTGAGGCTCATGCTGGAGTCAGGAGGCTATAAAAGGTATTTATTATTGCTGGAAATCCTTTTTGAACTGTCTACATGTGAGGACTACGATCTTTTAAACAAAGAAATTATGCCGTACACCATCATTTCTAGGAACAAGACCCGCCTTGAAAATATCTTCACCTATGTAGAGCATCATTATGATAAAGAAATCAATATTGAGGAAGTCGCTAAACTGGCCAATCTTACTTTACCTGCTTTCTGTAACTTTTTTAAAAAAGCTACTCAGATTACTTTTACAGAATTTGTAAATCGGTACCGGATTAATAAAGCGTGTCTGCTGATGGCGCAGGATAGATCTATTTCAGAATGCAGCTACCAGTGCGGGTTTAATAATGTAACGTATTTCAATAGAATGTTTAAAAAATATACCGGCAAAACACCTTCTGAGTTTATAAAGAATTACTCTCACAATAACGTGAATGTAGACTTGAAGGTTGAAAAAGAAGCTAAGGCTAACGTAAGTTTTTAA
- a CDS encoding efflux RND transporter permease subunit — MLKQFIERPVLSTVISIILLLLGALSLFNLPIALFPDIAPPSVQVTAFYPGANAEVVARSVATPIEEAVNGVENMTYMTSNSSNDGTMTLSVFFKQGSDPDNAAVNVQNRVSKAMSQLPQEVVQAGISTQKVQNSMIMFMGLTSEDAKQYDELFLQNYLKINVIPQIQRIPGVAQAQVFGTRDYSMRIWLKPDRLAANNLSPQEVLGAIKDHNLEAAPGRLGQGSKETYEYILKYKGKLNKNEDYESIAIKANSDGSFLRLKDVARVEFGSYTYTATNRVDGKPVAGFAILQTAGSNANEILTEIEKQVKVMETTLPKGVKPIIMYNSKDFLDASIHQVVETLVIAFILVFIVVYIFLQDFRSTLIPAIAVPVAIIGTFFFLQLFGFSINMLTLFALVLAIGIVVDDAIVVVEAVHSKMEQTGMPVEQATMNSMSEISGAIISITLVMCAVFIPVGFMQGPAGVFYRQFAFTLAIAILISAVNALTLSPALCAMFLNDPQGEHGEHGHKTGFGARFFNAFNASFNSMTRKYIYSLKFLIKNKWVAIGGLVLITAVSVFLIKKAPSGFIPTEDQGFVLYAVNTPPGSSLERTHRATEQIDKIINAEKATNHLWVADGMNFISNANASPYSAGFIKLKDYDKRGEMNDPDQIAAMLTGKVSQVKDANAFFFNFPTVQGFGNVSGFEFMLQDKTNSSFEQLGTTTQKFIGELMKRPEIAFAFTTYAAGNPQYTIDVDTDKANQLGVSVTELMQTMQIYFGSSFVSDFNRFGKYYRVMAQADIPYRTDANSLEGIYVKNKMGEMVPAKTLVTLKRTFGPETVTRNNLFNAVTINGTPKPGYSTGDAIKAVEEVAQQSLPRGYGYEWTGITREEIKTGGQTVFIFLLSILFVYFLLAAQYESYILPFAIILTIPTGVFGVFAFTGMAGIDNNIYVQVGLIMLVGLLAKNAILIVEFAVQRRKAGKSLIESALQASRLRLRPILMTSFAFIVGMLPLVWTQGASAKGNHSIGYSTVGGMLTGVIFGIFIIPVMYVVFQYLHEKMPSRKKKRLQKQQLEAELLSSPQ; from the coding sequence ATGTTAAAACAATTTATAGAAAGACCGGTACTTTCAACGGTCATCTCCATCATACTCTTATTATTGGGAGCTTTATCTCTCTTTAATTTACCCATTGCCCTCTTTCCGGATATCGCTCCACCGAGCGTTCAGGTAACGGCATTTTATCCGGGAGCGAATGCTGAGGTTGTAGCGCGTTCTGTCGCTACTCCAATTGAAGAAGCGGTAAACGGAGTTGAGAATATGACCTATATGACGTCAAACTCAAGTAATGACGGTACCATGACCCTGAGCGTTTTTTTCAAACAGGGATCTGATCCTGATAATGCTGCCGTAAACGTACAAAACCGTGTATCGAAAGCGATGAGTCAGCTTCCACAGGAAGTGGTACAAGCAGGGATCTCAACACAAAAGGTTCAGAACAGTATGATCATGTTTATGGGTCTTACCAGTGAAGATGCCAAACAATACGATGAGCTTTTCCTTCAAAATTACCTGAAGATCAATGTCATCCCTCAGATACAGCGTATTCCGGGGGTAGCTCAGGCGCAGGTATTCGGAACAAGAGATTATTCGATGAGAATCTGGTTGAAACCTGATCGTCTGGCAGCTAATAACCTTTCTCCGCAAGAAGTTCTCGGAGCCATCAAAGATCATAATCTTGAAGCAGCTCCCGGCCGACTTGGACAGGGAAGTAAGGAAACGTATGAGTATATCCTTAAATATAAAGGAAAACTGAATAAGAATGAAGATTACGAAAGCATTGCCATCAAAGCCAATAGCGACGGTTCTTTCTTACGTTTAAAAGATGTGGCAAGAGTGGAATTCGGTTCTTATACTTATACAGCCACCAACAGGGTTGACGGTAAGCCTGTGGCAGGATTTGCCATTCTTCAGACTGCGGGTTCCAACGCAAATGAGATCCTTACCGAAATCGAAAAGCAGGTGAAAGTAATGGAAACCACTTTACCAAAAGGGGTGAAACCTATCATCATGTATAATTCCAAGGACTTTTTGGATGCTTCCATTCATCAGGTGGTAGAAACGCTTGTAATTGCATTCATCCTTGTATTTATTGTCGTTTATATTTTCCTTCAGGATTTCAGATCTACGTTAATCCCTGCGATTGCGGTTCCCGTTGCCATCATTGGTACTTTCTTCTTCCTTCAGTTGTTTGGGTTCAGTATCAATATGCTTACCTTGTTTGCGCTGGTTCTGGCCATCGGTATTGTGGTGGATGATGCGATTGTGGTGGTGGAAGCTGTCCATTCCAAAATGGAGCAGACAGGAATGCCTGTAGAACAGGCAACAATGAATTCCATGAGTGAAATTTCAGGAGCAATTATCTCTATTACCCTCGTGATGTGTGCGGTGTTTATTCCGGTAGGTTTCATGCAGGGACCGGCAGGAGTTTTTTACAGACAGTTTGCCTTTACACTAGCGATTGCTATTCTTATTTCTGCAGTCAATGCATTAACGTTAAGTCCGGCATTGTGCGCTATGTTCTTAAATGACCCTCAGGGAGAACACGGTGAACATGGCCATAAAACAGGTTTTGGAGCGAGATTCTTCAATGCTTTCAATGCGAGCTTCAACAGCATGACCAGAAAGTATATTTACAGCCTTAAATTTTTAATCAAAAATAAATGGGTTGCCATTGGAGGTTTGGTTCTTATTACTGCAGTAAGTGTATTTTTGATTAAAAAAGCTCCGTCAGGATTTATCCCTACAGAGGACCAGGGATTTGTCTTGTATGCTGTAAACACTCCTCCGGGAAGCTCACTGGAAAGAACCCACAGAGCCACTGAACAGATTGACAAAATCATCAATGCTGAAAAAGCGACCAACCACCTTTGGGTAGCCGATGGGATGAACTTTATCAGTAATGCCAATGCTTCTCCCTATTCTGCCGGTTTTATAAAGTTAAAAGACTATGACAAACGTGGAGAGATGAATGATCCGGACCAGATCGCAGCAATGCTGACAGGAAAGGTAAGCCAGGTGAAAGATGCCAACGCATTTTTCTTTAACTTCCCTACTGTACAAGGTTTTGGTAACGTTTCCGGTTTTGAATTTATGCTTCAGGATAAAACAAACAGTTCTTTTGAACAATTGGGGACAACCACTCAGAAATTTATCGGTGAATTGATGAAACGTCCTGAAATTGCGTTTGCCTTTACCACTTATGCAGCAGGAAACCCTCAGTACACGATTGATGTAGATACTGATAAAGCAAATCAACTGGGAGTTTCTGTGACAGAATTGATGCAGACCATGCAGATTTATTTCGGAAGTAGTTTCGTATCAGATTTCAACAGATTCGGAAAATACTACCGTGTGATGGCTCAGGCCGATATTCCGTACCGTACAGATGCCAACTCTCTGGAAGGGATTTATGTAAAAAATAAAATGGGCGAAATGGTGCCGGCAAAAACATTAGTTACTTTAAAGAGAACTTTCGGTCCTGAAACTGTAACCAGAAACAACCTGTTCAATGCAGTAACCATTAACGGAACTCCCAAACCAGGATACAGTACCGGCGATGCCATTAAAGCCGTGGAAGAAGTAGCACAACAATCACTACCAAGAGGCTACGGCTACGAGTGGACAGGGATTACCCGTGAAGAGATTAAAACAGGAGGACAGACTGTATTTATTTTCCTTTTAAGTATTCTGTTTGTTTACTTCCTGCTGGCTGCACAATATGAAAGTTATATTCTTCCGTTTGCTATTATTCTTACTATTCCGACAGGAGTATTCGGAGTATTTGCTTTCACCGGAATGGCCGGAATTGATAATAATATTTATGTACAGGTAGGATTAATCATGCTTGTAGGATTACTGGCCAAAAATGCCATCCTGATTGTAGAGTTTGCCGTACAGAGAAGAAAAGCAGGAAAATCATTAATAGAATCGGCCCTTCAGGCTTCAAGATTACGTTTAAGACCGATCCTGATGACATCTTTCGCATTTATTGTCGGAATGCTTCCGTTGGTATGGACGCAGGGAGCTTCTGCAAAAGGTAACCATTCCATCGGATACAGTACCGTAGGAGGAATGCTTACAGGAGTAATCTTCGGAATATTTATTATCCCGGTAATGTATGTGGTTTTCCAATATCTGCACGAAAAAATGCCAAGCAGAAAAAAGAAAAGACTGCAGAAACAACAACTGGAAGCAGAGCTTTTATCAAGCCCTCAATAA
- a CDS encoding thioredoxin family protein, with the protein MNTPSNMLALGTKAPFFELPNPSETNEIQSLEELKGEKGTLVIFMCNHCPFVLHVIDKINELYEDYNDKGIEFIAINANDIEKYPADSPEKMIEFQIERKFDFPYLFDESQAVAKAYDAACTPDFYFFDDKLDLVYRGQMDDSRPGNNKDVTGEDLIIAFENLLAGEPQEEIQRPSMGCNIKWK; encoded by the coding sequence ATGAATACTCCCTCAAATATGTTGGCATTAGGAACAAAAGCACCTTTTTTTGAGCTTCCGAACCCCTCAGAAACGAATGAAATTCAGTCTCTGGAAGAGCTGAAAGGAGAAAAAGGAACACTGGTTATCTTTATGTGTAACCATTGTCCGTTTGTGCTTCATGTGATCGATAAGATCAATGAACTCTATGAAGATTATAATGATAAAGGAATTGAATTCATTGCTATCAATGCAAATGATATCGAGAAATATCCAGCTGACTCTCCGGAGAAAATGATAGAATTCCAGATCGAAAGGAAATTTGATTTCCCTTACTTATTTGATGAAAGCCAGGCAGTAGCAAAAGCCTATGATGCAGCATGTACTCCTGATTTTTATTTCTTTGACGATAAACTGGATCTTGTTTACAGAGGTCAGATGGATGATTCAAGACCAGGAAATAATAAAGATGTAACGGGGGAAGACTTAATCATCGCTTTTGAAAATCTATTGGCGGGAGAACCACAGGAAGAAATTCAGAGACCAAGCATGGGATGCAATATTAAGTGGAAATAA
- a CDS encoding MFS transporter, with protein sequence MKNFNIKAVLFLNYFVFAILLNSVGTVILQVQQNFGISKSSASVLEGFKDLPIAICSFILASFLPKIGIKNSMLIALFLVSCMCFVMPFANAFWFFKILFAIVGVSFALIKISVFTSIGLVTNTDKEHSSFMGFLEGFFMIGVLAGNVLFSLYIDDHNPQSTRWLNVYWVLGILSALSFLFLFFSKLNEREAKSEKTDLLGDLRNSASLFSYKKVLCFLLCAFLFVLVEQSFQTWTPTFYKEILKVPTSMSIQAGAVLAGAFALGRFLSGFFSKKFSWIYVVSFCVIGFGVSLLLVLPLTHDIHIDTNTSWLNAPLVVYLFPLMGGLLAPIYPSINSVILASIPKYLHSAMSGLIVVFSAIGGTIGSIITGFVFQEFSGQQAFYLSLIPLSLLITSAIFMNKLKINPNK encoded by the coding sequence ATGAAAAATTTCAACATTAAAGCTGTACTATTTTTAAATTATTTTGTTTTCGCAATTCTTCTGAATTCTGTGGGAACAGTTATTTTGCAGGTGCAGCAAAACTTTGGAATTTCAAAATCATCAGCCAGTGTTCTGGAAGGCTTTAAAGATCTTCCCATTGCCATCTGCTCATTCATTCTGGCTTCATTTCTTCCTAAAATAGGAATCAAAAATTCTATGCTGATCGCTTTATTTCTCGTGAGCTGCATGTGTTTTGTAATGCCTTTTGCCAATGCTTTTTGGTTTTTTAAAATATTATTTGCTATTGTCGGGGTTTCTTTTGCCTTAATTAAAATATCAGTTTTTACTTCAATTGGCTTAGTAACCAATACAGATAAGGAGCATTCAAGCTTTATGGGATTTCTCGAAGGTTTTTTCATGATTGGAGTGTTGGCAGGAAATGTGTTGTTCAGTTTATATATCGATGACCATAATCCCCAATCTACCCGATGGCTAAACGTATATTGGGTATTGGGCATCCTTTCTGCCTTATCCTTTTTGTTCCTGTTCTTTTCAAAACTGAACGAAAGGGAAGCCAAAAGTGAGAAAACTGATTTACTGGGTGATTTGAGAAATAGTGCAAGCCTATTCAGCTATAAAAAAGTATTATGTTTTTTACTCTGTGCATTTCTTTTCGTATTGGTAGAGCAGAGTTTCCAGACCTGGACACCTACTTTTTATAAAGAGATTCTGAAAGTACCTACTTCTATGAGTATTCAGGCCGGAGCGGTTTTGGCCGGAGCTTTTGCATTGGGAAGATTTCTATCAGGATTCTTTTCCAAGAAATTCAGCTGGATCTATGTGGTTTCCTTTTGTGTGATTGGTTTTGGGGTCAGTTTGTTATTAGTCCTTCCTTTGACCCATGATATTCATATCGATACCAATACAAGTTGGCTCAATGCACCTCTTGTCGTATATCTTTTCCCTTTGATGGGTGGTTTATTGGCACCAATTTATCCGAGTATTAATTCTGTAATTCTGGCGTCAATACCGAAATATTTACACAGTGCAATGTCCGGACTGATTGTGGTTTTCTCTGCGATCGGAGGTACGATAGGCTCTATTATTACCGGGTTTGTGTTTCAGGAATTCAGCGGACAGCAGGCTTTTTATCTTTCCTTAATTCCGCTTTCGTTGTTGATCACGTCAGCTATTTTCATGAATAAATTAAAAATAAATCCAAACAAATAA
- a CDS encoding efflux RND transporter periplasmic adaptor subunit yields MKIPGKTSFIVLISSIILLQSCTKAAEGSNTAPPAPELPVYTVISSPATTYQEFPTALEGKNNVEIRSQVDGYLDRIYVEEGAYVRAGQPLFKIDSRSYGEQMNMAQANLQAANANIEKARVEVDRLQPLVAAKVVSDVQLKTAKANYAAAVAAASQAKASVGSARINVGFTTITAPVSGYIGRIPYKKGSLISRTDPNPLTLLSDISEIYAYFSLSELDFIAFQNKYPGGTLEEKLKNMPMVELVIADNSTYPEKGRLSIVDGQFDKTTGAISVRAVFPNASGTLRTGNTGRVRMPQLLSNAVVIPQESTFEIQDKTYVYVLGKDQKVTGKPIKISGKTDSYYFISEGLSPGEKIVYTGIGNLKDGASIRPKNISSDSLLRAKPL; encoded by the coding sequence ATGAAAATACCTGGAAAAACAAGCTTTATTGTACTTATTTCAAGTATAATTCTTTTACAAAGCTGTACGAAGGCTGCAGAGGGATCGAACACTGCGCCGCCAGCTCCTGAACTTCCGGTTTATACCGTTATATCGTCTCCTGCCACAACCTACCAGGAATTTCCTACCGCTTTGGAAGGGAAAAACAATGTAGAGATCAGATCTCAGGTAGATGGATATCTGGATAGAATTTATGTAGAAGAAGGCGCTTATGTAAGAGCCGGACAACCATTATTTAAAATAGATTCAAGAAGCTACGGCGAACAGATGAATATGGCTCAGGCCAATTTACAGGCTGCTAACGCCAATATCGAAAAAGCAAGAGTAGAAGTTGACAGACTTCAGCCCTTGGTTGCCGCAAAAGTAGTTTCTGACGTTCAGCTGAAGACCGCAAAAGCCAATTATGCAGCAGCCGTAGCAGCCGCTTCACAAGCCAAAGCATCTGTAGGAAGTGCAAGAATCAATGTAGGTTTCACCACGATTACGGCTCCCGTAAGTGGATATATCGGAAGAATTCCTTACAAAAAAGGAAGCCTGATCTCAAGAACAGACCCGAATCCATTGACTTTATTATCAGACATCAGTGAGATTTATGCTTACTTTTCTTTAAGTGAGCTTGACTTCATTGCTTTTCAGAATAAATACCCGGGAGGAACATTAGAAGAGAAACTAAAGAATATGCCTATGGTGGAATTGGTAATTGCTGATAACAGTACCTATCCCGAAAAAGGAAGACTAAGCATTGTAGACGGACAATTTGATAAAACAACCGGAGCCATCAGCGTTCGTGCCGTTTTTCCTAACGCCAGCGGAACTTTGAGAACAGGAAATACCGGAAGAGTACGTATGCCGCAACTTCTCTCCAATGCAGTCGTTATCCCTCAGGAATCTACTTTCGAAATTCAGGACAAAACCTACGTATATGTATTGGGCAAAGATCAGAAAGTAACCGGAAAGCCTATCAAAATATCCGGAAAAACAGACAGCTATTACTTTATTTCTGAAGGCCTTTCTCCAGGTGAGAAAATCGTTTACACCGGCATTGGAAACTTAAAGGACGGAGCATCTATCAGACCGAAAAATATTTCTTCCGACAGCTTGCTAAGAGCAAAACCTTTATAG